A single genomic interval of Anopheles darlingi chromosome X, idAnoDarlMG_H_01, whole genome shotgun sequence harbors:
- the LOC125957764 gene encoding uncharacterized protein CG5902 produces the protein MSSSCCGTKKQKLNGTYPASNGYCSAGRTANGEGDSGNQGFYCRGNDQQQQQQVTCNGHSDGGSSSYLMNGRGGQTDHQHHQQQQQRSVIGSMSDMCFYCFEVLYRELHNMEEPRSPNFTNDPYPLFVTWKIGKDKRLRGCIGTFSAMRLHSGLREYAITSALRDSRFSPITRDEIQRLTVSVSILQGFEDARGYLDWTLGVHGIRIEFYTERGSKRTATYLPQVATEQGWDQTQTIDSLLRKGGYRGPITPDTRRSIKLTRYTSQECHMTYGEYRDMVDKQSSYHNQLGKAQC, from the exons ATGTCATCCAGCTGCTGCGGTACCAAGAAGCAAAAACTGAACGGAACTTACCCTGCAAGTAACGGGTACTGTTCCGCCGGCCGGACCGCCAACGGCGAAGGTGACAGCGGTAATCAGGGCTTTTACTGTCGCGGCAatgatcagcaacagcagcagcaggtaactTGCAATGGTCACAGCGATGGCGGGAGCAGTAGTTATCTGATGAATGGTCGAGGTGGTCAGACagaccatcagcatcaccagcagcagcagcagcgctccgTCATCGGTTCGATGTCGGACATGTGTTTCTATTGCTTCGAGGTACTGTACCGCGAGCTGCATAACATGGAGGAGCCACGCTCACCCAACTTCACCAATGATCCATA TCCTCTGTTTGTAACATGGAAAATTGGGAAGGACAAACGTCTACGTGGCTGCATCGGGACCTTTAGTGCGATGCGTTTACACTCAG GACTTCGAGAGTATGCAATAACAAGTGCTTTAAGAGACTCCCGCTTCTCGCCAATCACTCGTGATGAAATCCAAAGACTGACCGTCTCGGTGTCGATTCTGCAGGGCTTTGAGGATGCTCGCGGGTACCTAGACTGGACACTCGGCGTGCACGGCATCCGTATAGAGTTCTACACCGAGCGTGGCTCCAAACGCACCGCAACCTATTTGCCTCAAGTTGCTACGGAACAAG GCTGGGACCAAACTCAAACGATCGATTCTCTGCTGCGAAAGGGAGGCTATCGGGGGCCGATTACGCCGGATACGCGCCGCTCGATCAAGCTAACCCGTTACACTTCCCAGGAATGTCACATGACGTACGGCGAGTACCGTGACATGGTAGACAAGCAATCAAGCTACCACAATCAGCTGGGCAAGGCACAATGCTAA
- the LOC125957706 gene encoding NADH dehydrogenase (ubiquinone) complex I, assembly factor 6 homolog isoform X1, with product MWRIKHFVYPFIERFEMSRIVNMQTICVRRIVVRLKQQNAVQMSSSSGAAAQNMCLDLVRRHDKENFLCTLLLKNPERRSAFAVRAFNVEVAKVSEKVSSSSIGVMPLKFWDDTIAGLYRKNGSKVPEHPVIEELASAINRHRLSKMHFQRLISSRLNTNLHFATVQQLEDYAEHSVSSVLYLLLEVHDTRSVHCDHAASHLGKAQGIVNLLRAIPHQTLRNAVPVPQELLISHGVNQERMVRNAKEDKAVEEVTFQLASIAHRHLQKAKTLLQDSAKVPRKVQPIFYPAVTIERFLDRLRQANFHLSSPSVIRTDALLPLVLYWHNLRGKI from the exons ATGTGGAG GATCAAACACTTTGTTTACCCTTTTATAGAACGATTTGAAATGAGTAGAATTGTAAATATGCAAACAATCTGCGTCCGGCGAATCGTTGTGCGTTTGAAACAACAGAATGCGGTACAGATGTCTTCCTCTTCAGGCGCTGCCGCACAGAATATGTGCCTGGATCTCGTGAG gCGACACGATAAGGAAAACTTCCtgtgcacgctgctgctgaagaatCCGGAACGGCGCAGCGCATTTGCGGTGCGCGCGTTTAATGTGGAGGTGGCGAAGGTCAGCGAGAAGGTATCGTCCAGCAGTATCGGTGTGATGCCGCTGAAGTTTTGGGACGACACCATCGCTGGCCTGTATCGCAAGAATGGTAGCAAAGTTCCGGAGCACCCCGTTATCGAGGAACTGGCGAGCGCAATTAACCGGCATAGGCTTTCTAAAATGCACTTTCAGCGACTGATTAGCTCGCGACTGAACACGAACCTGCATTTCGCTacggtgcagcagctggaggaCTATGCGGAGCATTCCGTCTCTAGTGTGCTGTATCTCCTGTTGGAAGTGCACGACACACGTAGTGTACACTGCGACCATGCTGCTTCACACCTGGGCAAGGCGCAGGGTATTGTCAACCTGCTCCGCGCGATACCACATCAGACGCTGCGGAACGCGGTCCCGGTTCCGCAGGAGCTACTGATTTCGCACGGTGTCAACCAGGAGCGCATGGTGCGTAACGCGAAGGAAGATAAGGCGGTAGAGGAAGTCACGTTTCAGTTGGCCAGCATTGCTCATCGGCATCTTCAAAAGGCTAAAACCTTGCTGCAAGATTCCGCCAAGGTGCCACGGAAAGTGCAACCGATCTTTTACCCCGCCGTCACCATTGAACGGTTTCTCGATCGCTTACGGCAAGCGAACTTCCATCTGTCGAGCCCAAGTGTAATACGTACAGATGCACTACTGCCGCTGGTTCTGTACTGGCACAATCTACGAGGCAAAATCTGA
- the LOC125957706 gene encoding NADH dehydrogenase (ubiquinone) complex I, assembly factor 6 homolog isoform X2 — protein sequence MSRIVNMQTICVRRIVVRLKQQNAVQMSSSSGAAAQNMCLDLVRRHDKENFLCTLLLKNPERRSAFAVRAFNVEVAKVSEKVSSSSIGVMPLKFWDDTIAGLYRKNGSKVPEHPVIEELASAINRHRLSKMHFQRLISSRLNTNLHFATVQQLEDYAEHSVSSVLYLLLEVHDTRSVHCDHAASHLGKAQGIVNLLRAIPHQTLRNAVPVPQELLISHGVNQERMVRNAKEDKAVEEVTFQLASIAHRHLQKAKTLLQDSAKVPRKVQPIFYPAVTIERFLDRLRQANFHLSSPSVIRTDALLPLVLYWHNLRGKI from the exons ATGAGTAGAATTGTAAATATGCAAACAATCTGCGTCCGGCGAATCGTTGTGCGTTTGAAACAACAGAATGCGGTACAGATGTCTTCCTCTTCAGGCGCTGCCGCACAGAATATGTGCCTGGATCTCGTGAG gCGACACGATAAGGAAAACTTCCtgtgcacgctgctgctgaagaatCCGGAACGGCGCAGCGCATTTGCGGTGCGCGCGTTTAATGTGGAGGTGGCGAAGGTCAGCGAGAAGGTATCGTCCAGCAGTATCGGTGTGATGCCGCTGAAGTTTTGGGACGACACCATCGCTGGCCTGTATCGCAAGAATGGTAGCAAAGTTCCGGAGCACCCCGTTATCGAGGAACTGGCGAGCGCAATTAACCGGCATAGGCTTTCTAAAATGCACTTTCAGCGACTGATTAGCTCGCGACTGAACACGAACCTGCATTTCGCTacggtgcagcagctggaggaCTATGCGGAGCATTCCGTCTCTAGTGTGCTGTATCTCCTGTTGGAAGTGCACGACACACGTAGTGTACACTGCGACCATGCTGCTTCACACCTGGGCAAGGCGCAGGGTATTGTCAACCTGCTCCGCGCGATACCACATCAGACGCTGCGGAACGCGGTCCCGGTTCCGCAGGAGCTACTGATTTCGCACGGTGTCAACCAGGAGCGCATGGTGCGTAACGCGAAGGAAGATAAGGCGGTAGAGGAAGTCACGTTTCAGTTGGCCAGCATTGCTCATCGGCATCTTCAAAAGGCTAAAACCTTGCTGCAAGATTCCGCCAAGGTGCCACGGAAAGTGCAACCGATCTTTTACCCCGCCGTCACCATTGAACGGTTTCTCGATCGCTTACGGCAAGCGAACTTCCATCTGTCGAGCCCAAGTGTAATACGTACAGATGCACTACTGCCGCTGGTTCTGTACTGGCACAATCTACGAGGCAAAATCTGA
- the LOC125957540 gene encoding acetylcholine receptor subunit alpha-like isoform X1 — translation MRLLHGVYFIIFAVVSVCGGNPDAKRLYDDLLSNYNKLVRPVVNVTDALTVKIKLKLSQLIDVNLKNQIMTTNLWVEQTWYDYKLKWEPKEYGGVEMLHVPSDHIWRPDIVLYNNADGNFEVTLATKATLNYTGRVEWRPPAIYKSSCEIDVEYFPFDEQTCVMKFGSWTYDGFQVDLRHIDEVNETNVVDVGVDLSEFYTSVEWDILEVPAVRNEKFYTCCDEPYLDITFNITMRRKTLFYTVNLIIPCMGISFLTILVFYLPSDSGEKVSLSISILLSLTVFFLLLAEIIPPTSLVVPLLGKFVLFTMILDTFSICVTVIVLNIHFRSPQTHTMAPWVRTIFINHLPKLLVMRRPIYQPLHHFSAASQRFMLRSCNGGLSDMIPPLPPTIAFDPSVLLDHHLLDSSESLNTCRLHGSPTHLHNHHGHRSHNHHHHPHHHRQHGPTSMIRGMDLMDDMPLPYHDHNHHNSPMSPINLNLVGAASTAVPNPSAQQQQQQTTTTTTTQPSSGTLLFASSGTTNLLDPNSTFHKSLAAATSQEAGGVNNGPSVTIINSVGTGAAGLAGGKQQQQQQQQPHMACCNSLFLNDLRQTQAGADMLITDTGVAVPLNNNLPSGLIINTNTDTEHGAKSDKANRSRWLECPELTKAMDGVTYIADHTRKEEESSRVKEDWKYVAMVLDRLFLWIFTIAVVFGTAGIILQAPTLYDTRVPIDIKMSEIATTTAKPYIAKPVL, via the exons ATGAGGTTGCTACACGGCGTATACTTCATCATATTTGCAGTCGTATCCG TTTGCGGTGGTAATCCCGACGCCAAGCGGCTGTACGACGATCTGCTCAGCAACTACAACAAACTCGTGCGCCCCGTGGTGAACGTCACCGATGCGCTGACGGTGAAAATCAAGCTCAAGTTGTCCCAGCTGATCGATGTG aatttgaaaaatcaaatcatgACGACAAACCTGTGGGTCGAGCAGACCTGGTACGACTACAAGCTGAAGTGGGAACCGAAGGAGTACGGTGGCGTGGAGATGCTGCACGTCCCGTCCGACCACATCTGGCGCCCGGACATTGTGCTCTACAACAATGCGGACGGCAACTTCGAGGTGACGCTGGCAACCAAGGCGACGCTCAACTATACGGGACGGGTGGAGTGGCGCCCGCCCGCCATCTACAAGAGCTCGTGCGAGATCGATGTCGAGTACTTCCCGTTCGACGAGCAGACATGCGTGATGAAGTTCGGCAGCTGGACGTACGATGGGTTTCAG GTGGATCTCCGGCACATCGACGAagtgaacgaaacgaacgtgGTCGACGTGGGCGTCGACCTGTCGGAGTTCTACACCTCCGTCGAGTGGGATATCCTGGAGGTACCGGCGGTGAG GAATGAAAAGTTTTACACGTGCTGCGACGAACCGTACCTAGACATCACGTTCAACATCACGATGCGCCGGAAGACGCTTTTCTACACGGTCAACCTAATCATACCGTGCATGGGCATCAGCTTTCTCACCATACTGGTGTTCTACCTGCCATCGGACAGTGGGGAGAAG GTATCGCTCAGTATATCCATCCTGCTATCGCTGACTGTGTTCTTCCTGTTGCTGGCGGAAATCATCCCGCCCACCTCGCTGGTCGTACCACTGCTCGGCAAGTTCGTGCTCTTCACGATGATACTGGACACCTTCAG TATATGTGTGACGGTGATAGTGCTAAACATACACTTCCGCTCGCCGCAAACGCACACGATGGCACCGTGGGTGCGCACCATCTTCATCAATCATCTGCCcaagctgctggtgatgcgcCGACCCATCTATCAACCGTTGCATCACTTCAG TGCTGCGTCGCAGCGGTTCATGTTGCGCTCGTGCAATGGCGGGCTGTCCGATATGATTCCACCGCTTCCACCAACGATCGCGTTCGATCCATCCGTACTGCTCGATCATCATTTGCTCGATTCTAGCGAAAG CCTCAACACGTGCCGGTTGCACGGCAGCCCGACGCATCTGCATAACCACCATGGGCACCGGagccacaaccatcaccatcatccacaccaccaccgccagcacggGCCAACCAGCATGATCAGGGGAATGGACCTGATGGACGATATGCCACTGCCGTACCACGATCACAATCACCACAACTCACCGATGTCTCCGATCAACCTGAACCTGGTCGGGGCGGCCAGCACGGCCGTCCCAAACCCGtctgcgcagcagcagcagcagcagacgacgacgacaacgacgacgcagccCAGCTCAGGGACGCTGCTGTTCGCCAGCAGCGGTACCACCAATCTGCTCGACCCCAACAGTACCTTCCACAAGAGCCTGGCGGCGGCCACGAGCCAGGAAGCCGGCGGCGTAAACAACGGACCGAGCgtgaccatcatcaacagtGTCGGTACCGGTGCGGCAGGATTGGCCGGcggtaaacagcagcagcagcagcaacagcagccgcataTGGCCTGCTGCAACAGTCTGTTTCTGAACGATCTCCGACAGACGCAGGCGGGTGCGGATATGCTAATCACCGATACCGGCGTGGCGGTACCGCTAAACAATAACCTGCCGAGCGGGTTGATCATCAACACGAACACCGACACGGAGCATGGGGCGAAGTCGGACAAGGCGAACCGCAGCCGGTGGCTCGAGTGTCCGGAGCTCACCAAAGCCATGGACGGTGTGACGTACATTGCCGATCACACGcgcaaggaggaggaaagttCGAGG GTGAAGGAGGACTGGAAGTACGTGGCCATGGTGCTGGATCGGCTGTTTCTGTGGATCTTTACGATTGCGGTTGTGTTCGGGACGGCCGGCATCATCCTGCAGGCACCGACGCTCTACGATACGCGCGTACCGATCGACATCAAGATGTCGgagatcgcgacgacgaccgcgaagCCGTACATCGCCAAACCGGTGCTCTAA
- the LOC125957540 gene encoding acetylcholine receptor subunit alpha-like isoform X2 codes for MRLLHGVYFIIFAVVSVCGGNPDAKRLYDDLLSNYNKLVRPVVNVTDALTVKIKLKLSQLIDVNLKNQIMTTNLWVEQTWYDYKLKWEPKEYGGVEMLHVPSDHIWRPDIVLYNNADGNFEVTLATKATLNYTGRVEWRPPAIYKSSCEIDVEYFPFDEQTCVMKFGSWTYDGFQVDLRHIDEVNETNVVDVGVDLSEFYTSVEWDILEVPAVRNEKFYTCCDEPYLDITFNITMRRKTLFYTVNLIIPCMGISFLTILVFYLPSDSGEKVSLSISILLSLTVFFLLLAEIIPPTSLVVPLLGKFVLFTMILDTFSICVTVIVLNIHFRSPQTHTMAPWVRTIFINHLPKLLVMRRPIYQPLHHFSLNTCRLHGSPTHLHNHHGHRSHNHHHHPHHHRQHGPTSMIRGMDLMDDMPLPYHDHNHHNSPMSPINLNLVGAASTAVPNPSAQQQQQQTTTTTTTQPSSGTLLFASSGTTNLLDPNSTFHKSLAAATSQEAGGVNNGPSVTIINSVGTGAAGLAGGKQQQQQQQQPHMACCNSLFLNDLRQTQAGADMLITDTGVAVPLNNNLPSGLIINTNTDTEHGAKSDKANRSRWLECPELTKAMDGVTYIADHTRKEEESSRVKEDWKYVAMVLDRLFLWIFTIAVVFGTAGIILQAPTLYDTRVPIDIKMSEIATTTAKPYIAKPVL; via the exons ATGAGGTTGCTACACGGCGTATACTTCATCATATTTGCAGTCGTATCCG TTTGCGGTGGTAATCCCGACGCCAAGCGGCTGTACGACGATCTGCTCAGCAACTACAACAAACTCGTGCGCCCCGTGGTGAACGTCACCGATGCGCTGACGGTGAAAATCAAGCTCAAGTTGTCCCAGCTGATCGATGTG aatttgaaaaatcaaatcatgACGACAAACCTGTGGGTCGAGCAGACCTGGTACGACTACAAGCTGAAGTGGGAACCGAAGGAGTACGGTGGCGTGGAGATGCTGCACGTCCCGTCCGACCACATCTGGCGCCCGGACATTGTGCTCTACAACAATGCGGACGGCAACTTCGAGGTGACGCTGGCAACCAAGGCGACGCTCAACTATACGGGACGGGTGGAGTGGCGCCCGCCCGCCATCTACAAGAGCTCGTGCGAGATCGATGTCGAGTACTTCCCGTTCGACGAGCAGACATGCGTGATGAAGTTCGGCAGCTGGACGTACGATGGGTTTCAG GTGGATCTCCGGCACATCGACGAagtgaacgaaacgaacgtgGTCGACGTGGGCGTCGACCTGTCGGAGTTCTACACCTCCGTCGAGTGGGATATCCTGGAGGTACCGGCGGTGAG GAATGAAAAGTTTTACACGTGCTGCGACGAACCGTACCTAGACATCACGTTCAACATCACGATGCGCCGGAAGACGCTTTTCTACACGGTCAACCTAATCATACCGTGCATGGGCATCAGCTTTCTCACCATACTGGTGTTCTACCTGCCATCGGACAGTGGGGAGAAG GTATCGCTCAGTATATCCATCCTGCTATCGCTGACTGTGTTCTTCCTGTTGCTGGCGGAAATCATCCCGCCCACCTCGCTGGTCGTACCACTGCTCGGCAAGTTCGTGCTCTTCACGATGATACTGGACACCTTCAG TATATGTGTGACGGTGATAGTGCTAAACATACACTTCCGCTCGCCGCAAACGCACACGATGGCACCGTGGGTGCGCACCATCTTCATCAATCATCTGCCcaagctgctggtgatgcgcCGACCCATCTATCAACCGTTGCATCACTTCAG CCTCAACACGTGCCGGTTGCACGGCAGCCCGACGCATCTGCATAACCACCATGGGCACCGGagccacaaccatcaccatcatccacaccaccaccgccagcacggGCCAACCAGCATGATCAGGGGAATGGACCTGATGGACGATATGCCACTGCCGTACCACGATCACAATCACCACAACTCACCGATGTCTCCGATCAACCTGAACCTGGTCGGGGCGGCCAGCACGGCCGTCCCAAACCCGtctgcgcagcagcagcagcagcagacgacgacgacaacgacgacgcagccCAGCTCAGGGACGCTGCTGTTCGCCAGCAGCGGTACCACCAATCTGCTCGACCCCAACAGTACCTTCCACAAGAGCCTGGCGGCGGCCACGAGCCAGGAAGCCGGCGGCGTAAACAACGGACCGAGCgtgaccatcatcaacagtGTCGGTACCGGTGCGGCAGGATTGGCCGGcggtaaacagcagcagcagcagcaacagcagccgcataTGGCCTGCTGCAACAGTCTGTTTCTGAACGATCTCCGACAGACGCAGGCGGGTGCGGATATGCTAATCACCGATACCGGCGTGGCGGTACCGCTAAACAATAACCTGCCGAGCGGGTTGATCATCAACACGAACACCGACACGGAGCATGGGGCGAAGTCGGACAAGGCGAACCGCAGCCGGTGGCTCGAGTGTCCGGAGCTCACCAAAGCCATGGACGGTGTGACGTACATTGCCGATCACACGcgcaaggaggaggaaagttCGAGG GTGAAGGAGGACTGGAAGTACGTGGCCATGGTGCTGGATCGGCTGTTTCTGTGGATCTTTACGATTGCGGTTGTGTTCGGGACGGCCGGCATCATCCTGCAGGCACCGACGCTCTACGATACGCGCGTACCGATCGACATCAAGATGTCGgagatcgcgacgacgaccgcgaagCCGTACATCGCCAAACCGGTGCTCTAA
- the LOC125957647 gene encoding tyrosine aminotransferase has product MKDLADLAAYQQLNTQRPIKSKRNRWNVPISDFAKLTHNPIRAIVEGLNIQPHPDKPLIALSIGDPTTFGNLKPSAETIEAIRQVIDEGTGNGYAAANGHLEAREAVAQYVQHQGPVTANDVILCSGCSSALDLCISVLGGPGKNLLVPKPGFSIYKTLAEGFGIECRSYDLLPERNWEADLVQLEKLIDENTCGLVVTNPGNPCGSVFGRSHLEAIVDIAERHFLPIVADEIYEHFVFPGHEFHAVSSVSRTVPVLSCGGLTKRFLVPGWRMGWIIVHDRGNVLEEVRRGLANLSVRILGSNTIIQRALPAILQNTPPEFFEDLVATLHRHAEVAYKSIKQIRGLNPIMPGGAMYMMVGIDIEHFPAFDTDLSFVEALVHEQSVFCLPGQCFEYPNYIRLVLTVPEEMIVEAVKRLAEFCDQHYKIDDEKLLEHQNGLLAQLNKLE; this is encoded by the exons ATGAAAGATTTGGCAGATCTAGCCGCATACCAACAATTGAACACGCAGCGCCCGATCAAGAGCAAGCGCAACCGATGGAACGTGCCTATATCGGACTTTGCCAAGCTTACCCATAATCCCATCCGTGCCATCGTCGAGGGGCTCAACATCCAACCGCACCCGGACAAGCCGCTTATCGCCCTATCCATTG GTGATCCGACGACCTTCGGGAATCTCAAACCATCGGCGGAAACGATCGAAGCCATCCGGCAGGTGATCGACGAGGGTACTGGTAATGGTTACGCGGCCGCCAACGGGCATCTGGAGGCGCGCGAAGCTGTCGCCCAGTACGTACAGCACCAGGGTCCGGTGACAGCGAACGATGTGATACTGTGCAGTGGCTGCAGCAGCGCCCTAGACCTCTGCATCTCGGTGCTGGGTGGACCGGGTAAGAACCTACTGGTGCCCAAGCCGGGCTTCTCGATCTACAAAACGCTGGCCGAGGGCTTCGGCATCGAGTGCCGTTCGTACGATCTGCTGCCCGAGCGCAACTGGGAAGCGGATCTGGTGCAGCTGGAGAAACTGATCGACGAAAATACGTGCGGGTTGGTGGTGACCAACCCAGGCAATCCGTGCGGCAGCGTATTCGGCCGTTCGCACCTGGAAGCGATCGTCGACATTGCGGAACGCCACTTTCTGCCAATTGTGGCTGACGAAATCTACGAGCATTTCGTGTTTCCAGGGCATGAGTTCCATGCGGTGAGCTCGGTGTCGCGTACCGTACCGGTACTGTCGTGCGGTGGCTTGACCAAGCGTTTCCTTGTGCCAGGCTGGCGCATGGGTTGGATTATTGTGCACGATCGGGGTAACGTGTTGGAGGAGGTGCGCCGCGGACTCGCCAACCTGTCCGTACGCATTCTCGGATCGAACACCATCATCCAACGGGCTCTGCCCGCCATCTTGCAAAACACGCCGCCAGAATTTTTTGAAGATCTGGTCGCAACACTGCAT AGACATGCGGAGGTGGCGTACAAGTCGATCAAGCAAATCCGTGGCCTAAATCCGATCATGCCGGGCGGCGCGATGTACATGATGGTCGGGATCGACATTGAGCACTTCCCCGCGTTCGACACCGATCTGAGCTTCGTCGAGGCGCTGGTGCACGAGCAGAGCGTCTTCTGTCTACCGGGCCAGTGCTTCGAGTACCCGAACTATATCCGGCTGGTGCTGACCGTGCCTGAGGAGATGATCGTTGAGGCGGTGAAAAGGCTGGCGGAATTCTGTGACCAGCACTATAAGATCGACGATGAGAAGCTGCTCGAGCACCAGAATGGATTGCTCGCTCAGCTTAACAAGCTCGAGTGA
- the LOC125957601 gene encoding putative uncharacterized protein DDB_G0291608, giving the protein MDLSESLKVTLNKAHPAQQPGIGVTGGPVGNPSSSEQGAGYVTEKLYMLLQLYLQNKGWSPSVELLQCFAELKDTPILPSAAYLQVLASRVGLDNQGRLVLRESGKIVLPYEHFANAVMLKHMSGPHGLHLSIEATVRAVLESYTIGRDNFGMEKEFIVEVVQSCPSPACRYYKGQIGVGPFIDQSFNPPSHISTEYLTHLQQIGPSGGSMSDAGASDTLGKGIMSQMKLPKQTSSPQHQPHPNTALFQQQQQQNRNIAQKSFESFANFSNVDKQRMLQLLDKQKHFEAFQSGHPVALSHTQVLVGAAGTKPLGTAVANKQQQQHVAAAANLLQQQQQQQQQQEQQQQSQQQQPQPQQQQQQQQHQQHQQHQQQSQEQHHQHQHQQQQQQQQQQPQPQQSQSVAAVTGLSISATPHHLLQPQQPPQQHAHVTLQAACNIQQQSVMPILSKANPPNSISQVQHHQHQHQHQQHQQLSIQAHLSQPPLQTVNMDTGHKLSDYMRGAVDPHENISPSKELLALHGGAWNQERDGILLSQEKIIRAFNELMRNISKMKTFIRPSMCKPYGKQSESLQKTLFDTIQLLQMLRNCLPAPHIPVSSWKGESTILGAGVSTEATMN; this is encoded by the exons ATGGATCTGTCGGAGAGTTTAAAAGTTACCCTCAACAAGGCGCATCCAGCACAGCAGCCGGGGATCGGTGTTACCGGGGGCCCCGTTGGCAACCCTTCCTCCAGTGAACAAGGCGCTGGTTATGTGACGGAGAAGCTgtacatgctgctgcagctataTCTACAAAACAAAGGCTGGAGTCCGTCAGTGGAGCTGTTGCAATGTTTCGCCGAGCTGAAGGATACACCGATTCTACCGAGTGCCGCTTACCTGCAGGTACTAGCCAGTCGCGTCGGACTGGACAACCAAGGGCGGTTGGTTTTGCGTGAGTCGGGAAAGATAGTGCTACCGTATGAACATTTCGCCAATGCCGTCATGCTGAAGCATATGTCCGGACCGCATGGGCTGCACCTAAGTATCGAAGCAACGGTGCGGGCCGTCTTGGAATCCTACACCATTGGGCGCGACAATTTCGGCATGGAGAAAGAGTTCATTGTGGAGGTGGTGCAGTCCTGCCCCAGTCCTGCCTGCCGCTACTACAAGGGACAGATTGGGGTCGGACCGTTCATTGATCAGTCGTTCAATCCTCCCTCGCACATCAGCACCGAGTATCTAACACATCTGCAGCAAATCGGCCCTAGCGGAGGGTCAATGAGCGATGCCGGTGCCTCTGACACCCTCGGAAAGGGCATCATGTCGCAAATGAAGCTTCCCAAGCAGACCTCTTCTCCTCAACATCAGCCCCACCCCAATACAGCTCTttttcagcaacagcagcagcagaaccgtaACATAGCACAGAAATCATTTGAAAGTTTTGCCAATTTTTCCAACGTAGATAAGCAGCGAATGCTGCAGTTGTTGGATAAGCAGAAACACTTCGAAGCATTTCAATCCGGGCATCCGGTCGCCCTATCACATACACAAGTACTGGTGGGTGCTGCCGGCACGAAGCCCCTCGGAACGGCAGTTGCTaataaacagcagcaacagcatgtagcagcggcggccaatcttttgcaacagcaacaacagcagcagcaacaacaggaacagcaacagcagtcacagcagcagcagccacagccgcagcagcagcagcaacaacagcagcaccagcagcaccagcagcaccagcagcaatcgcaggaacagcatcaccaacatcagcatcaacagcagcagcaacaacaacaacaacagccgcaaccgcagcagtCACAGTCGGTTGCTGCAGTGACCGGTCTTTCAATATCAGCAACGCCTCACCATCTGCTCCAACCGCAACAGCCACCTCAGCAACACGCGCACGTCACACTGCAGGCGGCTTGTAATATACAACAACAGAGCGTTATGCCCATTTTAAGCAAAGCGAATCCACCAAACTCTATTTCTCAAgtccagcatcatcaacatcagcaccagcaccagcaacatcaacagctgTCAATACAAGCGCACTTGAGCCAACCCCCGCTCCAAACGGTCAATATGGATACCGGTCACAAGCTCTCCGATTACATGCGCGGCGCGGTCGATCCGCACGAAAACATTAGTCCAAGCAAAGAGCTGCTGGCACTCCACGGTGGTGCCTGGAACCAGGAGCGTGATGGTATCTTGCTAAGTCAGGAGAAAATCATTCGCGCATTCAATGAGCTGATGCGGAATATCTCAAAGATGAAAACATTCATACGGCCTAGTATGTGCAAACCGTACGGCAAACAGTCGGAGAGTTTGCAGAAAA CTCTATTCGATACGATACAGCTGCTACAAATGCTGCGCAACTGCCTACCGGCGCCACATATTCCTGTTTCGTCATGGAAAGGCGAATCAACCATCCTCGGTGCTGGTGTAAGCACGGAGGCGACCATGAACTAA